A region from the Vicia villosa cultivar HV-30 ecotype Madison, WI linkage group LG3, Vvil1.0, whole genome shotgun sequence genome encodes:
- the LOC131659272 gene encoding uncharacterized protein LOC131659272 yields the protein MARPFEPVKNINDTKELWKAAVCIHHKWSIANKNKEHFELVVVDKDASMSIWLLRLLLLFIGCDIHVKVPNAFKQAYDSLLTVGNTYTISNFQVSLNDLLFKPSYHKFMLTFTGGTSVTDKNKHQIPAKPLKFTSFTDIMTRNWKKDVLIEIGYTQLQQGGKKQQINLLLKDLSDNILNCTLWEGYAVQFHDFSKNRKDTTPLIIVLQYAKVKEEGKYLLCVSNTFNITKLHINDDLPQIKDFIGSLPKSTEAESSSQALSLQSQTLYQYSTSSQHTLYDKLMYKATVLPLADIVKLREITQCVTVATVTKQRAAQGGWYYQACHQCPRVAKGNEPLSECGLRHKTETAIYRYKILIEVFNDGTKATFVIWDREDFQLLKAGIIDPLEFPLALDALVGITMVFKVKWQPDWENVSVMSIFEDDIVKKDILRSFGQELPNSQIMLTPNLTQNNESVVEASHLDDWDIILETDVTSNALSDPVTPTSAAKWIAPHESLDITPLSETCEGQESSTKMKKHIKL from the exons ATGGCTAGACCGTTTGAGCCGGTGAAGAACATTAATGATACGAAGGAGCTTTGGAAAGCGGCTGTTTGTATCCATCACAAATGGAGCATTGCTAATAAGAACAAAGAACATTTTGAGTTGGTCGTTGTTGATAAAGATGCAAGCATGTCTATCTGGTTGTTACGTTTACTTCTTCTGTTCatc GGTTGTGACATCCATGTCAAAGTTCCTAATGCTTTTAAACAAGCTTATGATTCACTATTAACTGTTGGCAACACTTATACAATCTCAAACTTCCAAGTCTCTCTTAATGATTTGCTTTTCAAGCCTTCATATCACAAGTTTATGTTGACATTTACTGGTGGTACATCTGTTACAGACAAGAATAAACATCAAATTCCTGCAAAGCCACTTAAATTCACTTCTTTTACTGATATTATGACTAGGAATTGGAAAAAGGATGTTCTAATAG AAATTGGCTACACCCAACTTCAACAAGGGGGCAAGAAACAACAGATCAATCTATTGTTGAAGGATTTGTC GGACAACATTTTGAATTGCACTTTGTGGGAAGGATATGCAGTGCAGTTCCATGATTTCAGTAAAAATAGAAAGGACACAACTCCACTCATTATTGTTTTGCAATATGCAAAAGTCAAGGAAGAAG GAAAGTATCTATTATGTGTTTCTAACACTTTCAACATTACAAAGTTGCATATCAATGATGACTTACCTCAGATTAAAGATTTTATTGGAAG cctACCAAAATCCACTGAGGCAGAATCTTCAAGTCAGGCTTTGAGTTTGCAGTCCCAGACTTTGTATCAATACTCAACTTCTTCTCAACACACTCTTTATGATAAACTAATGTATAAGGCAACTGTACTTCCTTTGGCTGATATTGTAAAACTCAGGGAG ATAACTCAATGTGTTACCGTCGCAACAGTCACCAAACAGAGAGCTGCTCAAGGTGGATGGTATTATCAAGCTTGTCATCAGTGTCCTAGGGTTGCCAAAGGTAATGAACCACTTTCTGAATGTGGTCTTCGCCACAAAACTGAAACAGCCATTTACAG gtataaaattttaattgaagttTTTAATGATGGAACAAAAGCTACATTTGTTATATGGGACCGTGAGGATTTTCAACTTTTGAAG GCTGGTATTATCGACCCTCTTGAGTTCCCCTTAGCACTTGATGCTTTAGTTGGAATTACCATGGTTTTCAAAGTCAAATGGCAACCTGACTGGGAAAATGTGTCTGTTATGTCTATCTTTGAAGATGACATTGTTAAAAAGGATATACTGCGTTCATTTGGACAGGAATTG CCTAATTCCCAGATCATGCTAACTCCTAATCTAACACAG aaCAATGAGAGTGTTGTTGAGGCTtcgcatttggatgattgggacATCATTCTG GAAACCGATGTTACGTCAAATGCATTGTCGGACCCTGTTACACCAACATCAGCTGCCAAATGGATTGCTCCACATGAATCACTTGACATTACTCCTTTATCTGAGACGTGTGAAGGACAAGAGTCTTCCACAAAGATGAAAAAACATATCAAACTGTAG
- the LOC131659273 gene encoding uncharacterized protein LOC131659273 — protein sequence MELCNQSTSIKYPLKYIHKGYDRITASVSRSRTSSNNSEKVIDEIKEYLDCRYVSPAEACWRLFSYKIHGRKLVVERMFYHLFGEKPLYYFDFERMENVLEKASITKSMFTSWLLANGQFEDARQLTYGQFVSKFVYVNQGKKVLQLEGSFGFH from the coding sequence ATGGAGTTGTGTAACCAGAGCACCTCAATCAAATACCCGTTAAAGTATATTCATAAGGGATACGACCGAATCACAGCATCAGTTTCCCGATCAAGAACGTCATCCAATAATAGTGAGAAGGTAATTGATGAGATTAAAGAATACCTTGATTGTAGATACGTATCACCAGCAGAAGCATGTTGGCGGCTATTTTCTTACAAGATTCATGGAAGGAAACTTGTTGTTGAGCGTATGTTCTATCATCTCTTCGGTGAGAAGCCGTTGTactactttgattttgaaaggatggAAAATGTTTTAGAAAAAGCAAGTATAACAAAATCTATGTTTACTTCGTGGTTACTTGCAAATGGTCAGTTTGAAGATGCACGCCAATTGACATATGGGCAATTTGTTTCTAAGTTTGTATATGTAAACCAAGGAAAAAAGGTTTTACAATTGGAAGGCTCATTTGGGTTCCATTGA
- the LOC131659274 gene encoding uncharacterized protein LOC131659274, translated as MGFLEDDREYIDAIKEASQWGSGHFLRKLFVVMLLSGTVNRPTNVWKKTWNLLSDGILHSQGTLANNKALVLTEEQTKNLTLIEIEILLQANRRTLKDFKPIAYPDDYVLQQLGNRLIYEERNYDIDLMKSEFHNLFTAPTDEQRKIFDKIMFAVNNQRGGGVFFLHGYGGTSKTYMWKTLATALRCEHQIVLTVTSSGIASLLLPGGKTAHSKFKLPVPTLENSTCKIEYNDEYGQLL; from the exons ATGGGATTCTTGGAAGATGATAGAGAATATATAGATGCTATTAAAGAAGCCAGCCAATGGGGATCTGGACATTTCTTGCGCAAATTATTTGTTGTTATGCTTCTTTCTGGAACTGTTAACAGACCAACAAATGTTTGGAAGAAAACTTGGAATCTGCTATCGGATGGAATCTTGCACAGCCAAGGAACTTTGGCAAATAACAAAG CTTTGGTACTGACTGAAGAACAAACAAAAAATTTGACATTAATTGAAATCGAAATCTTGCTACAAGCAAATCGCAGAACTCTTAAAGATTTCAAGCCTATAGCATATCCAGATGATTATGTACTGCAACAACTGGGAAATCGATTGATCTATGAAGAAAGAAATTATGACATCGATCTTATGAAGTCAGAATTCCATAATCTTTTCACTGCTCCAACAG ATGAAcaaaggaaaatatttgacaagaTAATGTTTGCTGTTAACAATCAAAGAGGGGGGGGGGTATTTTTCTTACATGGTTACGGAGGCACTAGTAAAACTTACATGTGGAAGACACTTGCGACTGCCTTGCGGTGTGAACATCAAATTGTTTTAACAGTAACTTCGAGTGGGATAGCATCATTGTTATTACCTGGAGGCAAAACTGCTCATTCTAAATTTAAATTGCCTGTACCCACTTTGGAAAACTCTACTTGCAAGATTGAATATAATGATGAGTACGGACAATTACTTTGA
- the LOC131659275 gene encoding uncharacterized protein LOC131659275: protein MASKFCFQALDKTLKDVMSTDSNSKLIFGGKGGRTDVETKEIDQFSKWLLKLGEGRLCEPNDGHAEIDIPREILIEQFDDPIVAIVDSTYLAFLDNHRSFGYLKSRAILASTIEVVDQINNHVLNMMPGESKEYYSSNSVDHSEIHDNSIMEVLTPEFLSSLRTSGLPNHIITLKVGTPIMRMRNIDQSEGLYNGTRLIVTKMANHVLEAE from the exons ATGGCAAGCAAATTTTGTTTTCAAGCACTTGACAAAACATTAAAGGATGTTATGAGTACTGATAGCAATTCTAAACTTATTTTTGGTGGAAAG GGAGGTCGGACTGATGTGGAAACAAAAGAAATTGATCAGTTTTCAAAATGGCTTTTGAAATTGGGTGAAGGCCGACTTTGTGAGCCTAACGATGGCCATGCTGAAATTGACATTCCACGTGAAATCTTAATAGAACAGTTTGATGATCCTATTGTTGCCATTGTTGACAGTACCTACCTTGCTTTCTTGGATAACCATAGATCTTTCGGTTACTTGAAAAGTCGTGCTATATTAGCATCAACAATTGAAGTTGTTGATCAAATTAATAATCATGTTCTTAACATGATGCCAG GGGAATCCAAAGAATATTACAGTTCTAATTCAGTTGATCATTCAGAAATTCATGATAACAGCATTATGGAAGTTCTCACACCTGAGTTTTTGAGTTCCCTACGAACATCGGGTTTGCCCAACCATATCATAACATTAAAAGTTGGAACCCCGATAATGCGTATGAGAAACATTGATCAATCAGAGGGTTTGTATAATGGAACTAGGTTGATAGTCACAAAAATGGCAAATCATGTTCTTGAAGCAGAATAA